A segment of the Oscillospiraceae bacterium genome:
AGGCACAAGAAGTAGACAAGGTGTAGGGGCGGCGTTTTGCCGCCCGTTCGTTGCAATCATGTCAAGCAAAGCAGTACTTTTGCCGCTGCCGGCACGACCAAGGATGAAGTTAAGAGGCATGACTGCACCTCCTGCTGCGTAAGTGGCCGTGCCCTGCACGGCATTGTGGCTTTATGGGTGGGTTGACCACAGCGCTATATATATGGTACAATCTAGATGTTAAACAAAAAGTTCACAATATCCCCATCTCTCATCACATAACCCTTGCCCTCGCTGCGTAGAATCCCCGCGTCTCTTGCTGCGGCAATGCTGCCGATTTTGACAAAATCATCATAGCTCACCACCTCGGCACGGATAAAGCCGCGCTCCATATCAGTGTGGATTTTACCGGCGGCTTGTGGGGCAAGTGTCCCATTAGTGATGGTCCAAGCGCGCACTTCCGGTGCGCCGGCGGTGAGGAATGAAATGTAACCAAGCAAGTCATAACCTGCGGCAATCAGTCTATCTAGTCCCGATTGTGCGATGCCCAATTCGTTCATAAATTCCAGCCGTTCGCCGTCGGCAAGCGTGGATAATTCGGCTTCTAGTTTGGCGCAAACGGGCAGGAGCTTGGCGTTTTCTTGGTCGGCAATAGCTTGTAGTGCGTTAAAATGTGCGTTTGCCTCAGGGTTTTGATAACCCTCTTCGTCCAAATTGGCGGCATAAATGGTGGGTTTGCCGCTGAGTAACGGCATGGAGTCAAGCAGACGTTGTACCTTATCATCGGCCTCAAAACTATTGGCGCTGCCGCCGTTGTCAAGGTGTGCCATGAGTTGTGTCAGTACTTCGGTTTCCCAAACAGCATTTTTATCGGCTGCTTTAATGAGCTTCTGCGCCTTGTCGCGGCGGCGCGTTACAATATCCAAGTCGCCCAGCGACAATTCAATATTAATGGTCTCAACATCCCGTGCCGGATCGGCATGGCCGTCAACGTGTACGACGTTGTCGTCGTCGAAACAGCGCACGACGTGCACAATGGCATCGACTTCGCGGATATGCGATAAAAATTGATTGCCCAAACCCTCGCCTTTGCTTGCGCCGCGCACCAGCCCGGCAATGTCAACGAATTCAATGGTCGCCGGTGTGATTTTTGTGGGGTTATAAACCTCAGCCAATTCGGCAAGCCGCACATCCGGTACGATAACAACACCGATATTTGGGTCGATGGTGCAAAACGGGTAGTTGGCAGCCTCTGCGCCTGCCTTGGTCAATGCGTTAAAAAGAGTGCTCTTGCCCACGTTGGGGAGTCCGACAATACCTAGCTTCATGTAAATTTTTCCTTTTGAGTTGATATAGGGGGCATGATTCTGCATCACGCTCTTATCAGTATACTAGATTTTGACACAGATGTAAACACGGAGGTTTGTATGTTGACTTGTTTGATTATGGGGGCGGGTGAATTATTTGCGTCACAATCGTTGCCGACGGTTGATTTAATCGTTGCCGCTGATGGTGGGCTGATGCATCTGCAAAAACTGGGCATTCAGCCCAATGTAATCATCGGTGACTTTGATTCGCTGGGCTTTACACCCGACGGCGAATGCGTGATTACCCTGCGGCGTGACAAGGACGAAAGCGATATGCGTGCCGCCATTGAGCGCGCTTGGCAAGCCGGCTGCCGCGAATTTCATATCTACGGCGGCACAGGTGGGCGGCTCGACCACACACTGGCGAACATACAATGCTTAGCCGATTTGGCGCAACGCGGCGCACGAGGATTTCTGTACGGCGAGCAGGAAATGATAACGTGTATACATAATGACGAGATGGCGTTTCCAATGGGCAGGGAAGGTACGATTTCGGCTTTCGCTCAAGGCGGCAATGCCGAAAATGTGACGCTATCTGGTTTAAAATATCCGTTAAAAAATGCTACACTGGAAAGTGCGAAGCCATTGGGACTGAGCAATGAATTTACTGGTGAAGAAGCTACGATTTCGGTGGAAAACGGGACACTGATGATAGTTTGGAGTGAAACACAATGAACATAGCAAATCTATTTATCAAATCTGACCTAATTCCCGTCATTGTGCAGGACGCCGATACAAACCAAGTCCTTATGCTGGGCTTTGTCAACCAACTCGCCTTGGAAAAGACATTGGAAACCCAAAAAGGGCATTTTTGGAGCCGTAGCCGAAATAAGTTGTGGTTGAAAGGCGAGACATCGGGTAATTTTTTGCACATTGTGTCTATCATTGCCGATTGTGATGAAGACAGTTTGCTGTATCGTGTAAACCCCGTTGGGCCAACGTGCCATACAGGGGAGACTTCGTGTTTCTATAAGGAGATTGCACTATGAACGATACCATCATCCAACTCTACAATACCATTCTGCAACGCAAGGCAGGGGATGGCGACGAAAAATCCTACACGCGCTACCTATTTGAGCAGGGCCTGAATAAAATTCTAAAAAAACTGGGCGAAGAATGCACCGAAACCGTTATCGCTGCCAAAGAGGATAATCAAGCCGAATTAGTTAATGAGCTTGCCGACTTGACATATCATATGCTGGTGCTGATGGCGTGCAAAGATGTGACGATTGAGGCGCTGTATACCGAACTGGACAGCCGCGCGGCTAAAATGGGAAACTTGAAAGAGATGAACAAAAAAGGGGCGCTCTAGGGCTGTCTATCCATACTAACATCAACGCAATTTTAAGAGGTAACCAAACAATGGCCATCTTCACACTCCGCAACGTGCAATTTCGGGACATTATAAACTATCCCGATTTAGAAATTACGGCACAAACGGCGACTTTCATCTGCGGCGAGAGCGGGTGTGGTAAAAGCACGTTGTTGAAACTGCTCAACGGCGTGATTTCGCCCGCTGGCGGCGCAATTTTCTATTGCGATAAACACCTCGACGAATACGACCCGATTGCCCTACGGCAGAATGTCCTGCTGTGCGGGCAGTCGGTGTTTTTATTTGCCGGTAGCGTACGGGATAATTTTGTGCAATTTTATCAATACCGCGACTTGCCGCCTTTGGATGATGAAGAAATGCTGGCATGCTTAAAGCTCTGCGCCATAGATTTTCAACTCGACGCCGTATGTGACAATATGTCGGGCGGTGAAAAGCAACGCATTTTTACAGCAATTTGCCTGTCGTTCCGCCCCGACGCGTTGCTGCTCGACGAGCCGACAAGTGCGCTTGATGACGCTACCGCACACGCCGTTATGGCGAATATCAAAACATTTTGTCGCGAGAATGGCATGACGTTGCTTGTCGTATCGCACCACAAAACGCTGGCCGAACAGTACGCTGACCATTTAATTGAACTGACGGGAGGTAATGCCAATGGATGATATCATTGCCTTAAATCTATGGCAATTCGCGCTGATTTACCTGCTGTTGATTGTTGTGCTTATCATTATGAAACGCTGCAAAATCAACCAAACTAAACTGCTCATTGTGGCAAGCCTGCGCATGACGGTGCAACTCGCGTTGGCAGGGCTGGTGCTGACCTATCTCTTTGAAAACCCGCACCCGCTGCTGACAGTGGCCGCCTTGCTGGTGATGACGGCATTCGCCATCTACACGGCATTGTCACGTAGCCGCGGCATCAATCGGCGATTCAAGGTCATTGTCAGCGTGTCGTTGGCAACAACGGGGCTTGCGGTGATTTGTTTTTTTATCATGGTCATCGTCGGTGTAAATCTATTCAACCCGCGCTATACCATTCCGATTGGCGGCATGATTTTAGGCAACG
Coding sequences within it:
- the fetB gene encoding iron export ABC transporter permease subunit FetB, whose product is MDDIIALNLWQFALIYLLLIVVLIIMKRCKINQTKLLIVASLRMTVQLALAGLVLTYLFENPHPLLTVAALLVMTAFAIYTALSRSRGINRRFKVIVSVSLATTGLAVICFFIMVIVGVNLFNPRYTIPIGGMILGNAMTGVSLGLRNFDENLKSNRARIDTLLNVGATPQKILLPLVNRSLEMALLPTLNSMIGMGIISLPGMMTGQILSGTMPMTAILYQIAIIIAVCAVTCLAVFCSLHFGYRTLYNKRMQIT
- the hisI gene encoding phosphoribosyl-AMP cyclohydrolase — protein: MNIANLFIKSDLIPVIVQDADTNQVLMLGFVNQLALEKTLETQKGHFWSRSRNKLWLKGETSGNFLHIVSIIADCDEDSLLYRVNPVGPTCHTGETSCFYKEIAL
- a CDS encoding thiamine diphosphokinase; the encoded protein is MLTCLIMGAGELFASQSLPTVDLIVAADGGLMHLQKLGIQPNVIIGDFDSLGFTPDGECVITLRRDKDESDMRAAIERAWQAGCREFHIYGGTGGRLDHTLANIQCLADLAQRGARGFLYGEQEMITCIHNDEMAFPMGREGTISAFAQGGNAENVTLSGLKYPLKNATLESAKPLGLSNEFTGEEATISVENGTLMIVWSETQ
- the ychF gene encoding redox-regulated ATPase YchF, producing the protein MKLGIVGLPNVGKSTLFNALTKAGAEAANYPFCTIDPNIGVVIVPDVRLAELAEVYNPTKITPATIEFVDIAGLVRGASKGEGLGNQFLSHIREVDAIVHVVRCFDDDNVVHVDGHADPARDVETINIELSLGDLDIVTRRRDKAQKLIKAADKNAVWETEVLTQLMAHLDNGGSANSFEADDKVQRLLDSMPLLSGKPTIYAANLDEEGYQNPEANAHFNALQAIADQENAKLLPVCAKLEAELSTLADGERLEFMNELGIAQSGLDRLIAAGYDLLGYISFLTAGAPEVRAWTITNGTLAPQAAGKIHTDMERGFIRAEVVSYDDFVKIGSIAAARDAGILRSEGKGYVMRDGDIVNFLFNI
- a CDS encoding ABC transporter ATP-binding protein; protein product: MAIFTLRNVQFRDIINYPDLEITAQTATFICGESGCGKSTLLKLLNGVISPAGGAIFYCDKHLDEYDPIALRQNVLLCGQSVFLFAGSVRDNFVQFYQYRDLPPLDDEEMLACLKLCAIDFQLDAVCDNMSGGEKQRIFTAICLSFRPDALLLDEPTSALDDATAHAVMANIKTFCRENGMTLLVVSHHKTLAEQYADHLIELTGGNANG
- the hisE gene encoding phosphoribosyl-ATP diphosphatase; the protein is MNDTIIQLYNTILQRKAGDGDEKSYTRYLFEQGLNKILKKLGEECTETVIAAKEDNQAELVNELADLTYHMLVLMACKDVTIEALYTELDSRAAKMGNLKEMNKKGAL